A window of Nitrospiria bacterium contains these coding sequences:
- a CDS encoding gamma-butyrobetaine hydroxylase-like domain-containing protein, whose amino-acid sequence MSTVPTPKTPMPVEIERLPDQRIRIKWTDGHEGFYPSFYLRNHCRCAACVDEWSGKRLIQEGSIPEDVKPLKIEGIGRYAIKVEWSDGHSTGLFSFDLLRAICPCGACGGKDFHGDPGESLFPHEG is encoded by the coding sequence ATGAGTACCGTTCCTACACCAAAAACCCCTATGCCTGTGGAAATCGAACGCCTACCCGATCAAAGAATCCGGATAAAATGGACTGACGGTCATGAAGGCTTTTACCCCTCATTTTATTTGCGGAACCACTGCCGTTGTGCGGCTTGCGTGGATGAGTGGAGCGGGAAAAGATTAATCCAAGAAGGAAGTATCCCGGAAGATGTTAAACCTTTAAAAATCGAGGGGATCGGACGCTATGCCATTAAAGTGGAATGGAGTGATGGGCACAGTACAGGATTGTTTTCCTTTGACCTATTAAGAGCAATTTGCCCATGTGGAGCTTGCGGGGGAAAAGATTTTCATGGGGATCCTGGGGAAAGCCTTTTTCCTCATGAGGGATAG